A part of Falco cherrug isolate bFalChe1 chromosome 16, bFalChe1.pri, whole genome shotgun sequence genomic DNA contains:
- the LOC129737495 gene encoding translation initiation factor IF-2-like, with translation MGEPRRATSARRLAHSIREEGGHRTPRLRPVPAAGRPTGASAEGCSTRRARQRRRTRQAVALRGTPRSGSRSPALPRCGHPAGGRGTPPEGTAAVPAPPARRAVVRSRLKVRRAGVGPRCGGNDGCRGESCRPGPRHGRAPARRRAAPVGGRRAPRRGAAGPRAVLRYGEAGARGGGSDGAVVPVGLGAFPQPCRRYSGVLPYERVTMKSTGNEAAALSSRAAAWPPLPAVTRCQPRSAGAPGPRGTGPGAWGRPWDPLRLQKARHLAYKQICTFSPCHLPNKLREITDDISKLAIVHEITLNRDLKLQEASFSPDRLGFSLSHYRKHENVERRWVWI, from the exons ATGGGAGAGCCCCGCCGCGCCACCTCGGCACGGCGCCTGGCGCATTCCATTCGCGAAGAAGGGGGGCACAGGACCCCGCGGCTGCGGCCCGTTCCCGCTGCGGGGCGGCCCACCGGCGCCAGCGCGGAGGGGTGCTCGACCCGCCGGGCTCGTCAGCGACGCCGCACCCGGCAGGCGGTGGCTCTGCGCGGCACCCCGCGGAGCGGCTCCCGGTCTCCGGCGCTGCCGCGGTGCGGCCACCCTGCGGGTGGGCGCGGGACACCCCCGGAGGGAACGGCAGCGGtcccggcgccccccgcccgccgcgccgtgGTTCGGTCCCGTTTGAAGGTGCGGCGGGCTGGGGTCGGCCCGCGCTGCGGGGGTAACGATGGCTGCCGAGGGGAGAGCTgccgccccgggccccgccATGGCCGAGCCCCAGCCCGGCGCCGGGCAGCCCCCGTGGGAGGACGGCGGGCCCCGCGGCGAGGAGCTGCCGGCCCCCGGGCCGTCCTCCGGTACGGGGAAGCgggggctcggggcgggggAAGCGACGGGGCCGTGGTACCTGTAGGCCTCGGGGCGTTCCCTCAGCCCTGCCGCCGCTATTCAGGTGTGCTTCCATATGAACGTGTGACTATGAAATCCACAGGGAATGAAGCAGCGGCGCTTTCCAGCCGTGCAGCGGCCTGGCCGCCGCTCCCGGCCGTCACTAGGTGTCAGCCGCGCTCCGCGGGAGCCCCGGGCCCGCGTGGGACCGGCCCAGGGGCCTGGGGCCGGCCCTGGGACCCCTTGCGCTTGCAGAAAGCGAGGCATCTCGCCTATAAACAAATCTGCACGTTTTCACCTTGTCACTTACCA aaCAAGCTGCGGGAAATAACCGATGACATTTCCAAACTGGCCATTGTCCATGAAATTACACTCAACAGGGACCTCAAGCTGCAAGAGGCCAGCTTTTCCCCAGACAG gcttggCTTCTCTCTGTCACATTACAGAAAACATGAGAATGTGGAAAGAAGGTGGGTTTGGATCTGA
- the TCP11 gene encoding LOW QUALITY PROTEIN: T-complex protein 11 homolog (The sequence of the model RefSeq protein was modified relative to this genomic sequence to represent the inferred CDS: substituted 2 bases at 2 genomic stop codons) has product MELIRQEAEHGALDIHGLTTYVLGTMARLCAPIRDEEVRRLQSLIDPAXLLREIFRVFGLMRMDMLNFTIQILHTHLQDHTIQYEQKKFRELLDKLPNTLDRTRAXLCKAAAEAFASSSQLPPHSAVSGSPAAHSAGAASSSTTGPSLMSVLNRGYMNVLCREPGREQYPETLLMDQARLQEVHVQVNLLTVIAAVQLVTTGICGSTLCGSPGFVARLKQVTKVLLEGLSCTRYEEALEDTSNQVLQEVGILSQLGSSAFTTEKCAFLKAQIKNIAGKGNAVRHVIEQRIHSFLDLFISPDGQNSQKDFPKGLDPIQEELLEVGHRFGSVMHNRQVFRPFYSAFLRALFPDAAADSDGGMADSY; this is encoded by the exons ATGGAGCTGATTAGACAGGAGGCTGAGCACGGAGCTCTGGATATCCATGGCCTCACCACGTATGTCCTTGGCACCATGGCAAGGCTGTGTGCGCCCATTCGAGATGAAGAAGTACGAAGGTTGCAAAGCCTCATAGACCCAGCTTAGCTTCTAAG GGAGATCTTCCGCGTGTTTGGCCTGATGAGAATGGATATGCTGAATTTCACCATCCAGATCCTCCACACCCACTTGCAAGACCACACCATCCAGTATGAACAGAAGAAATTCCGGGAACTCTTGGATAAGCTGCCTA ATACCCTGGATCGCACAAGAGCATGactgtgcaaagcagcagcagaagcgtTTGCGTCCTCTTCGCAGCTGCCACCCCACTCCGCAGTCAGTGGCTCACCTGCCGCACACTCAGcaggggcagccagcagcagcacaactgGGCCAAGTCTCATGTCCGTGCTAAATCGAGGATACATGAATGTGCTTTGCCGGGAGCCTGGGCGAGAGCAATACCCTGAG aCATTGCTTATGGATCAGGCTCGACTGCAGGAAGTACACGTACAGGTGAATCTGCTTACCGTCATAGCTGCAGTCCAGCTAGTGACCACTGGCATCTGTGGAAGCACCTTATGTGGCTCACCTGGGTTTGTAGCTAGGCTGAAACAGGTAACAAAGGTCCTCCTGGAAGGGCTGTCTTGTACCAG GTATGAAGAAGCTTTAGAAGATACCAGCAACCAAGTGCTCCAGGAAGTCGGCATACTCTCACAGCTGGGTTCCTCTGCTTTTACCACTGAGAAATGTGCTTTCCTGAAAGCCCAGATAAAAAACATTGCAGGGAAGGGCAACGCAGTCCGGCACGTCATTG AGCAGCGGATTCATTCCTTCCTTGACCTCTTCATTTCCCCTGATGGACAGAATTCTCAGAAAGATTTCCCAAAGGGCCTTGATCCCATTcaggaagagctgctggaagtTGGGCACAGGTTTGGAAGCGTCATGCACAACAGGCAGGTGTTCCGACCTTTCTACTCGGCATTTCTCAGGGCGCTTTTCCCAGATGCAGCAGCAGACTCAGATGGAGGGATGGCAGATTCTTACTGA